tatctatctatctatctatctatctatctatctatctatctagccggctGCGTTTGGCTGCTCTCGTGGttacctccttaacttggcgtgaatcaaaattagcatgggagggcaagatgattagacatgaatagtgtcacaatcccgtcgcacacgtcatcaaacacttcccgccagacagcggcGCATGCccaagggcgggtatgtgccgatGGTATGCGCGTATATGCCACAGGGGTTGACTGTTAGTATTCaccaaggaacgacgagaagacacatgggcaatttttacGCGCTAGCGTTAAGAAGTAGCCAACATCAGTGTCGTGGtactgacgaatgcaaagaataaatgtcagggtttcaGCTAGAATCCAACcaaagaattctgcgtggcaatgaggcattctaccacagagttgCGCCAGATGTCagaagtacttttcaaatagacgctaatattcgGGAAAGGTCAATAGTGGTGTTTTGATTTGTGATTCCTGTACTCGTTTACTTTGCAGAAGTACGTGACTTGAAGGAAATTAAGGTCCTCATCAAATATTACTCATACTATTCACTTTTGAAGCTACTATTTATTGACAGTGaaggttttgttttttgttttgtttcagaaTGTATAAATATAAGTACTACAGTGATATTTCCTGGCTCAACGCAAAGAGGGGAACTCCAAGGACACATAATCTGAATGTGTTAACGTTTATTGCTATAATCAAAACACGAAGGTACATCTTCTAAAGTGTTGATAGTGCAACAATAAATAGTGGTTTATTTGATGGATCACTGACTTGGTCATGTTTTATATGAGCATTACAAAAACTTCAATCAATAGCGCATATCTTACGTATGACACCAAGAAAAGAAAAGGGGTTCTTCTGGAGTGCACAACGCACGTTTGTGACTTTTTGTGGAAGTTTTCTATCGTACAGTGATCCTAAAGTAAGGACCTCTGCAGATTCAGTGAGGAAAACGCAACTATAGTAATTTTAAGCCAGAGACCTTATAGTATATCCTGACTTATTGAATATACATTAATGCTTTTCTCGTGACAAAACTTCAGCGACTTTTGATTCCACGTAAACTGACACTCAAATTCATTCAGCTTTGTCGGCCTTTTTGTGTCGGTGTGCCTCAGTACATATACTTTGCCCGGGAGCACGTTATAACCTCTTACGAGACAGTAGCCTTATCTGCATTGCTGGTTCGTTAACATACGTTCATCTCCTCTTTATAGAGCAGATGATGCGTGTACACCACTTCCTTCAAATCCTGTATACCTGCACTGCACAAACATCGCTGTCAAGTCATTCCTACTGAGATGGCCGCACTGGGGACGGCTTTTTTATAGTATCAAATATCTGACACGAGTCATTAGGACGTCGGAATACACTACTTTCTCGACCAGTAATCCTGCATACCAGTTTTTTTTGGCTGTGATGATTATGTGTACCACCGCGATTTACCATCGCAATGTACTGCGCTGCAGTGGTTAGAATTTTTTCGCAATATCCTAAGCATTGTTCATGACGACTGTTGTAACTTTCTCAAGAAAAGATGCGGTGACTTAGGTGTCAGCGTTTTGTTAGCATCTGCAGCCATTTTCGTAGATTGATGCAAGCACTCAGAATGAACAACTACGCGAAATAACTATCATATGGTTACTCTATCTACACCTTCTTAAAGCCATCGCCATTTTGTGCAATAAAAGAGCGTGTGAAATTGAAATGTTTGCTGTATATGAATGATGAAACCCGTAATAGGttgtgaaacaaaacaaaacccgTCAGGATCTGCATGAGTAGTTACACTGCCCCGTGTAAGGATTTTTGAAGGCTCGAATGTAATAACGTTTGATGATGTCTCGAGGTGTAAGTCAAGTAGTGCTATCCTGTTAGAGCGGTGGGCATATTCTTTTGTATAAATACAtgagaaggaactctggcgcttgtGTCTGTGGGAGCTGTGATGCACGGTGCTTCAGTCAGCATCGTGATGATGGATATTACAAAAGGTTATCTACCCTTCAGTATTTTGGGTTCGTTTGGCTTAGCGTGACCTGAAGCCGCTTGTTCACGAGACGACagtcggcaaatgttcagcagttgcacttcacaacCCTACCTTTTTAGGGTCGCCAATTCCAATCGAGATACCAAGTTTACAACagttcatttattttttaattcaaaacaaaacacagcaCAACAATGAACAAAGTTTGAGAGAAAGAAGACACAACGGATGTATGCTAGGCCGGCTGTTTTTATTGTCACTTCTTCTCGTTTTATACCACGCCCCACACGCACATGTCCGAGCACCCCTACACGtacattacactcggccacgctgcgaaATTCTAAGGGGAGCTCTATAAATGCATTCAGGCAGATGAGATTGGCTGTGCCGCAGAGGTAATCGAAGACCCACAGGCCCTGAACCCTGAAATTTAATAATTAGGGATAATGCCTCTGGCGGGCAGTGTTGGCTGTGCCTTGTGGGTCCTTTGAGTGTATGGCAACAACTTCCTCGCTGTGTTGTCTGACACTATGGTGGTCGGCAGTGCCTGCATCGACGATGCTGCAGTGCGCTTAGTAGATAATTCAGCTGCTGCAGTTTGGGGCACCAGTCATCATCCACGTTTGCGTGGTGAGCAAGCAAATGGTTGCACAGTGCAGAAGGCGCGCCAGTTTGGAGAAGCTACAAAGAAAAGTCGTAATTCTGCATGGGAGCATATACTTTGCCGTCCTCGCAAAGGTAGTCGCTCGTGGCCCCGTATCGCGTTCGCAACTGTGAACGCCAtcgtacacccccccccccacccccactgAAATCGTTGAGTTTTCCTGAAGGCAGTTTCATAGAGGTATCTCGCTACCGTGCTTGAATTGGTGACCGTCCAACCGGTTAAGTAAGTCGCCGGGCATTCAAAGAGGGGGAGAGCCACTTCGTGTTGGCTCCTTGGTGGTATACCGAATGTCGGAATAGACCATTTGCCAATGTCAGCAGACTGGCACGTGTGGGTGCTGGAATGGCTAAAGCTAGCTCCTCCGACCTGAGGTGCATCACTGGTCTTCTTGGTGGCTACTTTGAACAAAGCATTTGCACCATCGGCCAATGGCTGACTGGAAGCCCGCAGATGCGTGTCCATCTGGTCACACTACCTTATTTATTTACTGAAAACTGGAGGCTCAGTTCAGAGTCAATGCTGTAGTGGAAAGGTGCACTTGTACGAAAAATACATAATCCAAATCAGCAGTCTACGCTACAATGTGCACATATAATTATTAATCTCATACATAAAAGTGTACATAACGATTCATAATCAACAGCATTTTGACCAATGCCAACCTGGACACTGAAACTAAGTGGGAGGTCATCCCTCTGAAATTTTGAAGAAGACAAGCCGGGCCTGGTGTATGGGCGAGGATGGGCTGCCAAGGAGCCGGCAAGCGAGATGCAGTGTACAGATGTAGCTTCCAGGAGGTTTCCCTGAGCACCATTCTCAGCAATTATCAGGTTTAACGTGCAGGTGTCGTGACCAATCCGACCAAAAGCAGCCATGAGCTGCCCATTCCATTCTATACACGAACTTTGCTCGACACAGCATTACCGTGAATGGGGTTAATGGATATCACTCATATTTCACTTGAGGTCAAGGCTGGAAGCATGCCGAGCGCAATTATAGTCATGAGCCATGTGTCGGTGTCTTCAGGGAAGCCACGAAACACCGGTAGTTTCATATGCACTAGATATTTAATAAGAATCCTGGGCCAATAGCACAGCGCAACGAGCGAGAGTGCTGGGCTTCTTGGGAAACTTGCGTAAGAGCAGGCAAGGAATCCACAGCGTTGTCGGCTAAGAACCCTGCAGAGCCAGGGCCGTCATCAGCAGCCCCGGTACTCACAACATTCGTTGGAGGCTGACGGGATAGTGGAGCCCAGTTCATTATATATCGCCCCTTCACCGCACCGAGACTTTGTGAGGTGATGAGAATACATAAATAATGTCCCCCAACCATGCTTGGCGCAGTGGCAGGAAGCTGGGTTTTATGGCCGAAGAAGCGTGGATGGCTTCTCTTGATTGGCGGGATAGAGGCACAAGGCAAAGACAGTGTCAATTTTCATGACTGTGCCGTGTCCAGAGAAGTAAGACAACGTTTTTATGCTAGGCTAGCTATGCTTATCCTCACTTCTTACTTCTCGTCTTCTACTATACCCCCCTCCCCTCTCGTACCGATGTCTGAATGTCACTATATATCTACATTACAAATGCTACAAGTGTTTTCGAAGTTGCAAGTACGCAGACCAGAGAAGCGCGTGTAGTACCATCATTCTCATGGCGGCTGAATGATTGCAGTGGCAGTCTATTCTAGTTAAATTTTGGAAACTATATGGCGGTAGGTACATAGATGCTCACCTACATGTAAGGTCAAGAAAGAACAGCTTCAACTAGCCGAACATAAAGCAACACACTAGGGTTTACACTGTGGTGACATTGGTTGTCCTCCGAATTCGGACATCTAAATATTATTAGAAAAGACAGTTTTCTCCAGGTGCGACATTGCGGAGACCACAAAGGTAAATATTTTGGCTTAAGGGCAACTCCACTTTTCGTTGCTTGCCTGATCTGCCAAGGGAGTCTTCTTGATGACGTCTGGTAACAAGCTCTTCATAATAATACTGCGCAGTTTTATCTCTAATTTCTACCACGCACCTCTCGTGAATGGAATGGCCTTCCCGCGGACGCTGTGAACATTATTCGTCAATAACAGTTCCGTATTCTGTAGTTAACATTGCATAATCAGTTTTTTATATACACTGAGCGTTCAGAATCTGCTGCTTTATTTTATATGCATTTCGTGTTACGTTTTTGTTGCTGTAGATgatttgttcttgcttttttctttttttgtaaaagtATTCATTCCACTTCTTCTCTGCAACACCTCTTGCTCTGAGGGGTATAATAAATGAAATtgtataaaatgaaataaaacggACGCTCTCTGACATCACGTGaatagtttttttattgtttgctaTAGTATGTAAAACCTCTGGCACTAAGCTTTATTTTAAAGAAAAAACTTTTGCGCCTCGTGTCTTTTTCAAAGACTAGGAGAtaaaaagaaatggcagatcTTCGTATTTTTGTAATTTAATTTCACGTTCTTATATCTCATGCTTGTgtgaggctgcagtatgtattTCAGCGTGTCTAAGAAATTGCGCCACCTCCAGTATTCAAAATAACTACTTGTAAAACACTCAAGGAAAACGCAGACAAGAGGCTTCCTAATCTGTGCAATTGTATGCTTAGTTCTTTATAACTCATTTGACTATGACGCACAGCGTATACATTCATGATTTCTTGGAATTCTCTCCTGAAGGAACAAAAGTCATTATCGAGTCGACGCGGATACTCTCAGTGCCCACGGTCTTATATTTCGACAAAACGAGATTGCTGTCCATCTGTCACCCTGTCACGTAAAGCGATCGTCGCCAATATTGAGCAACTGTGTCAAAGAAAATTTATTTTTTTGGTGGTGCTGTGTTCCGAACTGGCACCGACGCACTCCTAAGGGGAGCATTTCAAGAACTGGCCTAATGTTACACTTTCAGAATTACAATATGCACAACGATTATGAATGTGCGTATGTCTGGCGCAAAAGAAGCGATACATTTAATATTATAAATAACAGTAACTTTTAGGATGTcgcaataaagtttttttttctgggccaGACAAATTGAAGGATTGCAAACGTCACAGAAAGTCTGACATGCCGGAAAGTTTTTTGCGAAGCATCTGCGTGCGCCATCACCAAGAGACTTCTAGAAGTCGCAACACTGTGTAGAAGAGCCGCCGCAGTTTTCCACAAGTCCAGTCCGAGACATGCAATAAAACAGCACGCCTACGCATCTCTCGCATAAATCGAAAGGGGTGTTCTATGAGGAGTGGTTTTGTATTCTGTTCATAAGAACCACACGTTGCTCTATATACTTGCTCTTTTGTCATTTGAATGTTTTTGTTGAACGATATCTCACAATCACACATTGCTAACTCGCTTTATTTGGCAAGATTTTATTTGCGAAAAACATTTTGCCATCGTCCTCTTGTCCTGATAACCGTGCAAAAAACGCGACAACCCGTAAAGCACTGCAACTTTTACAAATGCGGTCTGTAAGTCCATGACCAAAAATAGTGCATATGTTCGAGTATAAAATGAAGCAGTGAGTACGTCcacagatatttttttctttagacgAATTACGTGAGAGGGTGAAACACTCAGCAGTTATTACACTTCATGTAAAACACGGAATCATAAATAACGTTACAAAGTTTTTCGAAATGACAAACTTGCTGATATCTACGATTCACCGTCTAAAGTACAATGAAGTATAAAATTTAGACAACGTGTTCGCGTCTTCGAATATTATTTTGCAAACGTCAGGAGGTATTTTCTGATAGCCCGTTGTTGACCTAGGTTGATGTCTTGCTGGACCTCACGCCAAAAGAAGAAAAACTTCCTCTATCTCCCATTCCCCTTCCCCAAAGCAGGGTTTCAAACCGCATACTTGCTTTCCGGTTCACCTCCCTGCCTTTATTTATGACATATCTCCCTCACTTAGGTATTCCATGCGGGTTAGCGGCTTAGtttataaaaaaatgaaattcaGTAAACGTACACCTTATATACCTTTGTAACGAATTCAAGATTGTATTACCGTACTGAATTATTGCAGTGCCGTAAGCAGCAGCTTTTGTTCCTAAACATTGACATGAGATACCTCACGTCTCGTGAAAAACTAGCAAGATTCATTTCGAGGCGAGACGACTTCTTTACCTATAGCATGCAACATATACAATACCTCAAAAAAGACCAGGAAGGTATTAAAAAGATAGTTGATGAAAGTCGTTACACTTGTCATCAGTCTAAAATAGTGCTACTGTGAGCTACTGTATATTTTAGCCTAGGCTGGGGATGCAGTCGCAATAAAATATTCTGCTTGAGGAGACTGGAAACACCTGCAAGGTGACATTTGCATCGCGCATGTCTTATACTCCTACTTGAACTAGTTTTCTTTCAGGTTTTATGTATTCTAAATTATGCATCAAAAGTAATTGTAATTCGGTCCttggaacttgaacttgaacCATCTTTCTTCCACTCCGCTACCAACGCCCTCAGAAATGTGTAGAAAATACAAACTAGAAAATATTTCGAGATAACCGATTGCCGCGTCGAACCTCATTCTTCTTCGGCACGCGTTCATCTGTTCTTATGCCAAATGTGTGACCACATGGCAGTAAACTGATAATACCGGCTTCGCaggactgtcttttttttttttactcaaggGTGTAAGGAGCACGAAAAAAGTTGGGGTGCAGAGGTATAAAAGCGACCACTAAAAGGGCCAAAATCAGCACTTGACACAACAGTGGCTGTAAGATCAAGATGGTAAGATACGAGCAtattctctcgttttttttttgtgaaggttATGCCACCATTTCACCACCTCGTCAAATTTTTAACCTGAATTAAAGTGTGCTGGTGTTGCTGGTCTCGCACGACCCCGGCAATCTAGGATCGTTTCAAAACGGCATCATTACAGTAAGACGACGAGAAAATGGGCTCTCTGGCAATGTTCTGCTTAGTAAAACACGACGATATTACAATAAATGGACGGTGCGAAAGATGATTGCAAATATTGTGATGAATATTTGGCGGAAGTAGTTATGCGCGAAGTTATATAACGTGGAGTAAAGTTGTGCTGAATCATGTATAACTTTGAAACATTTGCTGTGTGAAATATTGGTCAGCTAGATGGATTTGCAGTTAAGACAATCTTAGAGTCGCATACACCCCTAAAACAACTCTATCGTATGCGCATTGTTTTATATTTCACCTACAATTGCAGATCCGTGCTTGCATTGTTCTGGCTCTGGCCACCAGCACTTTTGCTGGTTTCGTCGGCACCACTGGCTACGGTGTCGGCCTGGCTGCTGCTCCAGCTGTGGCTACTGTTGCCCACGCTGCCCCAGTGGCCTCCTACGCCACGGTTGCCGCCCCAGTCGCCACCGCTGTTGCTGCCCCAGTCGCTTCTTACGCTGTAGCCCACGCTACTCCCGTTGCCACAGTGGCTGCTGCCCCAGTTGCCTCTTACGCTGTTGCTCCAGCTGTGACCCGTGTCGCCACTCTTGCCCACGCCACACCAGTCGCCACTGTTGCAGCTGCTCCAGTTGCCACCGTGGCTGCTGCTCCAGTTGCCTCATATGCCGTTGCTCCCGCTGTGACCCGAGTTGCCACAGTCGCCCATGCCACTCCAGTCGCCACCGTCGCTGCTGCTCCAGTTGCCACCTACGCTGCTGCCCCAGCTGTCGCCACCATTGCCCACGCTACCCCAGCTGTCGCTGCCTACCACGCCACTCCAGTGTATGGCTATGGCGTTGGCAGCCTCGGCTACGGCACTGGCCAATACGGATTCGGCCAAGGTCTTCTCAGCTACGGCCTGAACTACGCCTATGGTCTTGGCACTCCTTTGCAATATGGTGCTCTGCTCCGCAAGAAGTGTAAGTATAAACTAGTTAAAAAGTCTTCAGTTCAGCGGGCGATTCTATATACGCAAGAAGAGGAAACTCTCTGTATATGACGGCAAGCTCAGGATTATTTAGGACTCATGTAAGGGAAAAAAGTTCATTTTGTGCTGAAGCAATGTTTTTACAACATTCGTATTACCACTTACTGCCTAAGACTGTTTATTGCTTAAAGCTTCCGCAGAAATGTAGTCAGGAAAATGTTACGCACTTATGAAAATTGgtataaaattatttttcgctTGTTTATCACGTGCAAAACTTCATAAAGCATACGAAAAAGACCTACTTCTCATATTTATATTGCTTATTTCAATTGTCGCAAGCGAAGTGTTTTCAAAAATATCCTGTTGCATTAGAAACGCTTTGAAAAGGTACCTGAAGTGTTCTAATTGAATAGTTTGCATTTGAATGTCTGCACTGCACAATGAATCCACATGACTTCTTTTAATTATGCATTCTCTTTTTTCCAGAATCTATTTTTCTAATTGCAAGGCGAAGATATACGAACAAGGATGCAGATATTACTGTCATGTTTCATTAATGCTCCGACGACCACCGATGGAGagtttatttgaaataaacaCGTATTCtgcaatattgtcgttttagttGCTTTTGCATACACTTCTTCGTATTGCAAAAAATTTTATAACTCTGAAGCCGAGAATTTATTTTAAAACCGAGGAGATGCTTTACTTTGACATGTTTTAGCGCAGCAAGAATTCCGCTTTGTAAACTTCCTTCTCTAAACTGTGAAAGCTTTTACAAAAAAGACAGACACAACAGGCGCTGACTTGAGAGAATATGCGCCTTTACAACTGGTTAGTTGACATGAGCTGCAGTTAGAACAACTCGTGAAGTCACAAACATCTAGGCAACCACCAACCAGCACAACCACGCTTCAATCTACAACCGCATTCATTGAAACAGATACTCAGGCTCCCTCGCTTGACGCAGGCGAAAAATCCCACCAAGACCAGATCGAACAAATCATAAATACTGTTGTCAAAGTGCTCACACCACCCCTAGAACTACAGATCAGCGAGGAGCTACAACAAAAACGGGACCAACATTCAGCCTGATCACAAAAGATCAAGGAACAAAGCTTGGCCTCAATCAAGGGAGCCGTGCAGCCTAAGCTACTTGAACTAAATGCCCTCACCTGCAAATACAAGCGCAGCGTCTCACAGCCGGAACAGGAGCACAGAAGAACACCTGTTAAGTTACTCACGGGGTGCCACGATATCTCCGCgacagtgcataaaaccagtgaTTCGGGGGAGACATTTTCGAACCCTTAATGGCATAGCTTCCTCGAAGCCTAAACACAatacagtggaactgcagaagctttcgcCGTAAGGTGGCATCACTGCAACAATACATAGGTACGCTCGATCACAAACCCGGCATCATAGCGCTACAGGCTACTGTAGTCCCCGTTATCAGATTTTCGTCGTACACAACACATGCCAACAAACACAACACATCAGTCTGCACTTCCGTTCACAACACCTGCACTGCGGTCATGGTAGATCTTGACCCACGTGATACGCAGTTTGAGCACGTCTTCATACGCCTTTTGCCTATCAAGCGCTCTCAGCAGCCTGTGTAGGTGCTTGAGATGTACAGTCGACCCAAATCTGATAACCACACCTTCTTAAAGGTCTTCCGCAAAGCCAGGAAAGAAGTTCTAAATGCTCCGCTGCTTATAGTAGGCGGCTTTCTCGCCCGACACGCCTCCTGGAGTTATACGCAAGAGGACACCAAA
The sequence above is drawn from the Rhipicephalus microplus isolate Deutch F79 chromosome 3, USDA_Rmic, whole genome shotgun sequence genome and encodes:
- the LOC119172681 gene encoding uncharacterized protein LOC119172681; the encoded protein is MIRACIVLALATSTFAGFVGTTGYGVGLAAAPAVATVAHAAPVASYATVAAPVATAVAAPVASYAVAHATPVATVAAAPVASYAVAPAVTRVATLAHATPVATVAAAPVATVAAAPVASYAVAPAVTRVATVAHATPVATVAAAPVATYAAAPAVATIAHATPAVAAYHATPVYGYGVGSLGYGTGQYGFGQGLLSYGLNYAYGLGTPLQYGALLRKKYIISEVTMIRACILLALSTSAFAGFVGTAGYGVGLAAAPAVATVAHAAPVATYAAAPAIATVAHAPVATAVATHAVASYVAAPAVAAVHAAPAVATVAHAAPVATIAAAPVATYAAAPAVTAVHAAPAVAAIHAAPAVATATIHHAPAVATIAHAAPAVAAYHAAPAYYGYGVGSLGYGVGSYGYGHGLLGYGLNYGYGLGTPFHYGALLRKK